GCTGCTCCTTTTCTCCTGCTCTCAACTGCCCACAGAAAGCCGTCATGACCAGCAATCATACTCTTACACTCTTAAGCTGACAGGTTTGCACCAGGACTCTCTCTCGATCTCTCTTAAAGTCAGCAGACCGGGAAAACTAGCCCTCCCCTATCATTTCTTTGACAACCCTGTTGATTATGTTTCCGGCATAATTGTACGTGATTTGCAAGTGATAGACTCGGATGGTTTAATTATCGACACAACCTGCACATTAGAGAAAATCGGACCCGTTTATAATATCGTTTTAGATCTTACCTACAACATTCACTATCCGGTTACACTGAACTACAAACTGAATAACAGTGCTTTTGAGGATACATCCAAAGATTATCTCCCGTCTGTTCAGGTCAGCGACTCACTTCTTTTCCTGATCGGTGCCTCATGCTTTATAATCCCTTATCTGGATTTGCCAATTGCCAATGCCTGGCGCACCCCCCTGGATTTAAGAGTAAATGTTGAATCCCGAATACCCATTTACGGAATACCAGGTAAGTCTTTCTCCTGTTCAAATCTCTATGAACTGCTCTTTATCCAGTTCTCTGCCGGGTGCAGTCCGATTGTCGAAGGGACATCCGGAGAAACGAAGTTTACTTTTGTCGATATGCTCAATGGTAATTATGAAACTGCTGTTATGCCCACTGTAGCTCAGAACTTCTCCAGAATCCTTGATACAATCTCTTCCCTCTATGGTAAATTCCCTTCCTTATATACTGTTGCGTTACAGGATTTCGGCGGTGGTCTGGAGGGAAGCTACGGGTTTTCACTTCTTCAGCCAAACCTGGCTTTAGAGAGCAGATTTCACGAGGTACTTGCCCATGAGGCACTGCACCATTTCATCGGAATACAATGCGGGGAATACGATGATCCATGGTGGAAAGAAGCTACAACCAATTACCTGGGTGCGGTTCTTGTTACAGCAATGAACCTCTACAGCAAAGCAGAGCTTAGAAAAAGGTTTACAAGCTTTTTCTATGTCGACCCCTCAGTCTCCCATCTCGCTCTTTCAGATCCATGGCTAAGGGAAAACATGTTTGCCCAGAAAATACACAGTCTGGCCTATGACAAAGGCACTCAAGTGGTCATGCTGCTTGACCTGAAAGTCAGACAGGCTTCGGATAATAAGTACTCAATTAATGATGTGACCGCATACCTTACCAGGAAATTCAGCAAATCAGCCTTTCACAGGCAGGATTTTATCTCTGCTTTCAAACATTTCGGAAATCCCGATATCTCTGATGTGATCGCTACCTACATCGATACCCCGGGTACCACGATTCCCGACTCTGTTCTTGTGCGGACATTTGACGAACTTGATTCTCTGGGGGCATTTGGAGATTAACCCTGAACCGCAGACTGGACAATAATCCCGCTAACACACTCATCCTAAATCGTATCGGGAGATGAAGTGTGCCTTTGCAGCGGAATATTCCTCTCTCAGCCCTTTATATGATCGATCATAGCGAGAACTATAGACGAAAAGAACAGTACAAGACAGACAAAAACCCCCATCCCGCCTATAATAGTGAGCGCAAGCGGAACCGGCGAAAGAAAAAGCTTCTGTATCTTCTCCGGGTTCTTCCCCCTGTCTTCTATTGCAGCATGAATATTACCAAGCTGCGGCAACACAGCTATAAGTGGAAAAAGAATAAGACCGGCTATCCAGAACCACCAGTTGGCAAGTACATATTCCATCTCTATTCTGATCCCTTCTAATATTCAAATTATCAGACTTGATTTTTCCTGCACTTCTTCTCAATCACTTGCGTCTGAGAAATGAAATCAGGCTTCTCAACCCCGATTTTCTGTTTATAACCCTGCATCTCAGTCTCGATGCTCCCAGCGATTCCTTAAATTTAATAACACCGGAGATTCCGCTCGATGGATTACAGTCAAACCACCTGAAACCGTTTTCACATGCATGCCGGATAGCACTGTTGTAAAGCATATTGTTGGGACGGTAAATAAAATAATCATCAAGACCAGCTCCGTGCCAGGCAACAGCATGATCATTCCAGTAAAAGCAGATTATCCCTGCAACTGCCTTCCCTCCAACCCTGGCCAGCCATAACTTTCGGTAAGCATGATCCAGATTTCGAATCTTCCTTAATAATCCGGAATCATAACTTACACCGGAAAATATCTGCCCCGATTTCCACCGCTCCACAGAATGGAGATAAATCCGGAAGTATTCGTCCCAGTGAGCAGGCTCTTCCGCCTGCTCCACAGTCACACCTTTCTTTGTCGCATTGCGCACTGCTTTGCGGTGGCAATACTCCGAACCTGCAAATACAGCATCGTATCCACAGGAAAGATCGACACTTTGCGTGAAATCATCCTCAGATCCCTCGATCTCCACCCTGTTCAGAACCTGATCATAAGGATTCTCTCTTATAAGCAAATCTCTGTATTTCCCGCAGTAATCAAGAAGTACCCTGTGATGGTTCTCATTCAAAGGCGTCCTGGAAATCCATCCTCCGAATGTGCAGGCAGGCATGGAAAGTATAACATTGAAAAGATTGACCGGCCCTTTCTTGACAACCCGTGGAAAAAGAACACTTGAGCCGTCACTCAGTTCCAGGATCGATGCCACAGGAGTCATAGCGGGATCGGCAAAAAGCTCGGCCCACATCGGGGTATGGAAAAATGTGGAATAAGGTGACTCTTTACAAAACAAGAGCCACTGATCCCTTGATACCAGCGATTCACCACAAACCCTCAGTTCCCCATTTTTCAGCATTTTTTAATCCGGAAAAGATACAGCCGATAAATATGCATCATTAATCAGTTTTACCTGTTTTCTGATATCATGATTCTCCCTGGCATTTTTCCTTCCCTCCTCACCCATCTTCAGCCGCATTTTATCATTGTCAAGAAGGCAGATCAGATTGGAAGCCAGTGTATCTGTATCGTGCTCAGGACAGAGTAAACCGCTTTTTCCATCAATAACCACTTCGGGAATATCACAATGAAGGGTTCCTACGACTGGTTTACCTGCGGCCTGTGCTTCAATACATACCACAGGTGCTCCTCCCTCTGTGTCTCCATCGGATGCTGTACAACTGGGTGAGAGAACGATATGGGACGCGGCAAGAAGTTTCAGGTAAGTCTCAACACTGGTGTTTCCATGAAACACCGCTCCGTCAATACAGTTCCGGGATATGAGAATATCTCTGACACGTTTCCTGAACGGACCATCACCAATCAGGTGGAGTTCGATATCAGGATGGCGGTTCCTTGCCATACAAAAAGCCGTAACAGCATCCACAGCCCCTTTCTTTTCCCTCTCCAACCCTACAAAGAGAATCTTTTTGGGGCTATTTGCTTCAGCCACATTTGCAGATACGGTTTTATCTATTCTGTCAAGGTCGATTCCTATCTTTATCACCCTTATCTTCCTGGAATCACAGCCAAGTGCCTCCAGTCTTCCAGCCATGTGCTTTCCTTCGACGATAAAGAGGCAGCCTTTCTCAAACAGCTTCCTGTAGCGTCTTTTCCATACAGAACGCCGGGGAAGCTTATTTATATCAAGGCCATAGAATGTGGTCACAAGCGGTATACCTTCTCTATCAGCAATTCTTAACACCCGCCATGATTCAGTCGAGAAGTGGCCATGAAGAACATCGGGGTTTTCCTTATTGATAATCTTTCTGAATCGTCTCTCACAGAGTCTGGGCATCAGCCTCAATGCCTGAAGATATAGCCTGCCAGCTATTGCTTTCTCAGCCAGAATAGCATGGATATTTCTTAACGGGAAGTGATCCCTGTTCTGCATAAACTGGCATAAGACGATATGGTTTACATCAGAATTAAACGAAATCTGATTATAGATCCAGTTCTGAGTGACAGGAAGAAATGAATGGACAATATGCGCTGTCTTGATTCGTTTCATAACATGTTCTTCAGTGTCTCTCTGAGAAACTGTCCAGACCTGAACATCTTCATTATCTTTACTTCCAGCAGATATCTCTTCAGCAGACCAAAGTAAGGTTCCGATTTGTACTTTTCTCTCAGGTGATTTGCTGCCTGAAGGTAAAACTCACGACTTCCTGAAACTTTGTCAGGCATCTGATGATCATTGTAGAAAGTCAAAGGTGAGTCAATTCCAACAGCCCGGTGATTTCTGAGAATCCCGATGTAAAAGTCATAATCCTGCAGTGCTTTCAGTTCCGGATCGAACCCTCCAGACTTCTCTATGATCGACTTCCGGACCATCACGGATGATGTAGGGCCGATAAAATTCATCCTCATGATAGCCCTGAAATGATCCTCCGATCCGGGCTTTCGGAAAACGTATCTTTTTTTCCTTCCATGGATATCAATCGCATTTATGCCGGTATAACAGAGTCCGGCATTCCCGCTTCTCATCACTTCAAGCTGCATTCTCAGTTTATTCTCGTCCCATAAATCATCGTCATCAAGAAAGGCGACAAACTCCCCCGATGCGTGCTTTATTCCAAGATTGCGGCTGAAACCGCCTCCCTTGTTCCCCCCACTGCAAATATAACGAACTCCCATATCCGATAATCTTTTCTCGAGATGCCTGTTCTCTACTCCGCTGTCATCAATAACAATTATTTCCGGAGCAGAGACATGCTGCTGATTTCTAACACTCTCCACAGCTCTCAGAAGCATTTCTTCTCTGTTTCTGGTAGGAATCACAACACTGATTTCAGACATCAGTACTCCAGTTTATTCAGGGAGCGATGAGGATTTTACCTTTACGATGCAGTTTTCCTGAGGATTGAACGGAATAGAAATAAGTCCCTGGAGCCAGACGTCTTTCAGGTTTCCAGACATGATATGCGCCCTCGATTCCCTCTCTCATGACTTCTGTTCTGGCCAGAAGGTTCCCGTTAGATGTGTATATCAGCACTTTACTTCCGGGCGGAAGATTTCTGAATATTAATTCAGAATGTCTGGCCTGGAAAAAGGGGTTTGGAAATACCAATATATCTGAGGATTTGTTGGATGTCAGTTTATACCCCAGAGATATGCGTGAGACTCCAAGGTCAGTTCCCGCCCAGAGCACCCCGTTTGCTCTGTCAATCTCCAGATCGGTTATTTTATCCGATATAAGGCCCTGTGATGTGGTAATGAAGGATTTTGTTTCATTTACAAGGTTATACCTGATTAGACCGCTTTCGTTTGTACCAAACCATATTGTAAACGGGTTCTCATGTTCTATTGAGGTCACTTCTGGTCCGAAGCCTTCCATTTCAGTAAGCTGTCTTGTTTCCGGGTTGTATTCGTATACTCCCTTTGATGTGACTATTCTGGTAATCAGATCATCAGAGGTTGACATATCATTGACTTTTCCCTTACCTGCGAAAGCAGCGATTACTGTTACGCCGTCTTTGAGAGGATTGCCATTATGTCGGAAAGCAATGACTGTCCCCTCCTCACCCCCAGCGAAAATTGTCCCGCTTTTATCCACAATCAAAGATCTGAAAGTTTTAGAATGATTCGGATCATCCAAAGGAAAAAAGTGTCGATAGTGGGCCTTTACAGGATCTGCCTGATCGGAATCGGGATTATAACGCGGGTCATAGCAGATAAGCGAACCAAAGTAACTGTCGAAAACAGAAAACCACATAAAGCCGGATGAATCCACAGCTATCGCGTCACACTTTGCCCATGCATATCTGAAACAATCTATACTCTGGTAGAGCTTCCCCTCACCATAGTCATTGAAAGGAATACAGAAACGGGACCAGCTGTTCGATGCCGGATCGAAACACTTTATGTGGCCCCCTGATAACCCGAACCATACTCTTCCATCGGGGCTCTGTGCCATACCCCTGCTGTCCTCGTTCTCGCCCATCCATCCCATGTTAGGTATGAGATGTGGACTGTATATATTCCAGTCATCTGCCACAAAAGAATTGATAGCTTTCCACCAGGGGATGCCATCTACTCTGGGTAAAGCCCATAGAGTACCATCACTGCTGACGAGAATCTTATTGACATAAGTAAAAGACATTCCTTTAATGCTATAGTTTATCAGTTGATTCCAGTCCCAGGAATAGAAATAATCTTTCTCTGTACCGATCCAGCAGATATTGCCATTTTCCTTCAGAACAG
Above is a window of Fibrobacter sp. DNA encoding:
- a CDS encoding glycosyltransferase, with product MKRIKTAHIVHSFLPVTQNWIYNQISFNSDVNHIVLCQFMQNRDHFPLRNIHAILAEKAIAGRLYLQALRLMPRLCERRFRKIINKENPDVLHGHFSTESWRVLRIADREGIPLVTTFYGLDINKLPRRSVWKRRYRKLFEKGCLFIVEGKHMAGRLEALGCDSRKIRVIKIGIDLDRIDKTVSANVAEANSPKKILFVGLEREKKGAVDAVTAFCMARNRHPDIELHLIGDGPFRKRVRDILISRNCIDGAVFHGNTSVETYLKLLAASHIVLSPSCTASDGDTEGGAPVVCIEAQAAGKPVVGTLHCDIPEVVIDGKSGLLCPEHDTDTLASNLICLLDNDKMRLKMGEEGRKNARENHDIRKQVKLINDAYLSAVSFPD
- a CDS encoding GNAT family N-acetyltransferase, which produces MLKNGELRVCGESLVSRDQWLLFCKESPYSTFFHTPMWAELFADPAMTPVASILELSDGSSVLFPRVVKKGPVNLFNVILSMPACTFGGWISRTPLNENHHRVLLDYCGKYRDLLIRENPYDQVLNRVEIEGSEDDFTQSVDLSCGYDAVFAGSEYCHRKAVRNATKKGVTVEQAEEPAHWDEYFRIYLHSVERWKSGQIFSGVSYDSGLLRKIRNLDHAYRKLWLARVGGKAVAGIICFYWNDHAVAWHGAGLDDYFIYRPNNMLYNSAIRHACENGFRWFDCNPSSGISGVIKFKESLGASRLRCRVINRKSGLRSLISFLRRK
- a CDS encoding glycosyltransferase family 2 protein, producing the protein MSEISVVIPTRNREEMLLRAVESVRNQQHVSAPEIIVIDDSGVENRHLEKRLSDMGVRYICSGGNKGGGFSRNLGIKHASGEFVAFLDDDDLWDENKLRMQLEVMRSGNAGLCYTGINAIDIHGRKKRYVFRKPGSEDHFRAIMRMNFIGPTSSVMVRKSIIEKSGGFDPELKALQDYDFYIGILRNHRAVGIDSPLTFYNDHQMPDKVSGSREFYLQAANHLREKYKSEPYFGLLKRYLLEVKIMKMFRSGQFLRETLKNML